TCACCAACTGCTACTTCTTCACCAAGAGCATTTACAACTTTATTTTCTACATTGCTAATATTTGTCCCAATTGATCCTGCTTTTCTTGGACGGTCTAATGGATTAAACGTCGTAACAGGCGAAGCTTCTGATAATCCATATCCTTCTGAAATAATAACTTTAAATTTCTTCTCAAAATTCTCTAAAAGTGCAACAGGTAATGAAGAACCACCTGAAATGCATAGTCGAATTGACTCAAAGTCTTCTGTTTTTCCTTCAGGGAATTGATATAAGAAATTATACATTGTTGGTACTCCTGCAAATACAGTTGCTTTGTATGTACGAATAATATCAAATATTTCTTTTGGGCTAAATTTAGGCACCAAAATAACAGTAGCTCCATACATTAAAGGCGCGTTTAAAGCTACAGTTAAACAAAATACATGGAAAGCAGGTAGAGTTGCAATTACCTTTTCTGTATTTGAAAAGCTTAAGAAGTGCCCAGCATCCATAGCATTTGAATATAAGTTTTTATGCGTTAACATAGCTCCTTTTGGTTTTCCTGTTGTACCAGAAGTATACAAAATGACCGCTAAATCATCATCATGCAATTCAGGTCCTTTGAAATCTATATCTCCAAGTCCAACTACATTTGTAAACGATTTCAATTTATTGCTCTCAAATTCATAAGGATTCTCTTGTTTTGTTTCACAAATAATGAAGTGATCGATAGTAGGAAGAATCGGTGAAGCTTTTTCTACTAGTGGAAGAAATAAGTCTAAGGTGATAACTGCTTTTGCGTCGCCGTTTGTTAATATGTATACTAATTCATCTGGTGCATATAGAGGATTAACTGGTATTACAGCCGCTCCAACCTTCAACGCACCATATAGTGCTATAATAAAATGAGGAGAATTACCAACAACTAGAGCTACTTTATCTCCTTTTTCTATCCCTAATTTTGAGAGACCACTCGCAAATTTCGTAATATAGGTCTCTAGTGTTGAGTATGAAAATGTCTGCCCTTCAAAAATAATAGCAGAATGTTCAGGATGCCTCAAAGCTGATTGTGACAGTGTTTCAACTAAATTCAAGAAAAACTACCCCCTTTAAAAATAAAAATTTAAAATATTCTAAATATATTATATTGCTAGAAAACAATTCTGACAAGTGTGAAAACTAGCACTTTTTAGACTTCTGATTTTTTATCAAACAAAAAAAGAGTAGTCTCCTACTCTTTTTTTAAAATAATAAACTCATAAATTCTTCTTTCGTTACATTACCAAAATAATGTGTAAAATTAACTTCATTTAGCTTATTTTCAATCTCTTGTTGATCAAATTTACTACCAATCAGAAGTTGTTCTATATCAGATACATCTCCTACCCCAAAGAAGTCACCATAAATTTTAACATTCTCAATGATTCCTTTGTTTACATCTAAACGAAGATCAATCGAACCAGCTGCAAATCTTTTACTTTGTTGGATATTGCATTTAGGGGATTTCCCAAAATTCCAATCCCAATTTCGGTATCTACTCTCAGCAAGTTCTTTAATATTTTTTATATCTTCATCTGTCCATTCGTATCGCTCTATTTTCCCATGTTCTTTAAAAATAGATTGTAAAATTAAATCTTTAAATTCTAAGATTGTTAAATCATCTTTTAAAAATTCCTTAATATTTGCAACTCTACTTCGGACTGATTTAATTCCTTTAGATTGAATTTTTTCTAGCTTTACATTTAATGCATTTACAACTTCATCTATATCACTATCAAACAACAATGTACCGTG
This genomic interval from Gottfriedia acidiceleris contains the following:
- a CDS encoding fatty acid--CoA ligase family protein, encoding MNLVETLSQSALRHPEHSAIIFEGQTFSYSTLETYITKFASGLSKLGIEKGDKVALVVGNSPHFIIALYGALKVGAAVIPVNPLYAPDELVYILTNGDAKAVITLDLFLPLVEKASPILPTIDHFIICETKQENPYEFESNKLKSFTNVVGLGDIDFKGPELHDDDLAVILYTSGTTGKPKGAMLTHKNLYSNAMDAGHFLSFSNTEKVIATLPAFHVFCLTVALNAPLMYGATVILVPKFSPKEIFDIIRTYKATVFAGVPTMYNFLYQFPEGKTEDFESIRLCISGGSSLPVALLENFEKKFKVIISEGYGLSEASPVTTFNPLDRPRKAGSIGTNISNVENKVVNALGEEVAVGEVGELIVRGPNIMKGYYNMPEETAMTIRDGWLYTGDLARIDEDGYFYIVDRKKELILVGGYNVYPREVEEVIYNHPDVVECAVIGLPDDNFGESVKAYVVSKNPSLSVETLTEYCKAHLAKYKVPRSIEFIPELPKNATGKILRRALKDSVRQ
- a CDS encoding lipoate--protein ligase, coding for MLFLDNRGITDPTLNLAMEEYALKNLDPENTYFLFYINEPSIIIGKNQNTAEEINASYVNDHNIHVVRRLSGGGAVYHDLGNLNFSFITKDDGDSFHNFRKFTEPVIEALKELGVNAELSGRNDLLAEGRKISGNAQFSTRGRMFSHGTLLFDSDIDEVVNALNVKLEKIQSKGIKSVRSRVANIKEFLKDDLTILEFKDLILQSIFKEHGKIERYEWTDEDIKNIKELAESRYRNWDWNFGKSPKCNIQQSKRFAAGSIDLRLDVNKGIIENVKIYGDFFGVGDVSDIEQLLIGSKFDQQEIENKLNEVNFTHYFGNVTKEEFMSLLF